The following are encoded together in the Oncorhynchus kisutch isolate 150728-3 unplaced genomic scaffold, Okis_V2 scaffold1470, whole genome shotgun sequence genome:
- the LOC116366450 gene encoding L-rhamnose-binding lectin CSL3-like, with protein MCILRLTVVTLLATACCTLTDGAISITCEGSDALLQCDGGKIHIKRANYGRRQHDVCSIGRPDNQLTDTNCLSQSSTSKMAERCGGKSECIVPASNFVFGDPCVGTYKYLDTKYSCVQQQETISSIICEGSDSQLLCDRGEIRIQRANYGRRQHDVCSIGRPHQQLKNTNCLSQSTTSKMAERCDGKRQCIVKVSNSVFGDPCVGTYKYLDVAYTCD; from the exons ATGTGCATTTTGAGACTGACGGTGGTCACAT TGCTGGCTACAGCTTGCTGCACACTAACAGAtggag CAATCAGCATCACGTGTGAAGGCTCTGATGCTTTACTGCAATGTG aTGGAGGTAAGATCCATATCAAGCGTGCGAACTACGGTCGTCGTCAACACGATGTTTGTTCTATTGGGCGCCCTGATAACCAACTCACCGACACCAACTGCCTCAGCCAATCCTCCACCAGCAAGATGGCAGAAAG ATGCGGTGGGAAGAGCGAGTGTATTGTCCCTGCATCCAATTTCGTTTTTGGAGACCCCTGTGTCGGGACTTATAAGTACCTGGACACCAAATACTCCTGTGTCCAACAGCAAGAAACAA TAAGCAGCATCATATGTGAAGGCTCTGATTCTCAACTACTATGTG ATCGAGGTGAGATCCGTATTCAGCGTGCCAACTATGGTCGTCGTCAACACGATGTGTGTTCCATTGGGCGCCCACATCAACAACTCAAAAACACCAACTGCCTCAGCCAATCCACCACCAGCAAAATGGCAGAAAG GTGTGATGGAAAGCGCCAGTGTATCGTCAAGGTATCCAACTCTGTGTTCGGTGACCCCTGTGTCGGAACCTATAAGTACTTGGATGTGGCTTACACCTGTGACTGA